One window of the Carnobacterium maltaromaticum DSM 20342 genome contains the following:
- a CDS encoding ROK family protein: MMYGAIEAGGTKFVCAISDENFEIKERVSIPTTTPEETLSHVFEFFDQFKLDSIGIGSFGPIDVNKKSATYGYVTTTPKVAWTNFDFLGAVKKRYEIPVGWTTDVNAAALGELKKGAAIGLDSCVYLTVGTGIGGGAVVNGKLLAGYGHPEMGHMLVRLHPDESYGGFCPYHGNCLEGIAAGPAIEGRYGVKGHELADKIEVWQMEAYYLAQALMNYTLILSPERIVLGGGVMKQNQLYTLVREEFKKLMAGYVAVPPLEEYIVAPGLGDNAGVTGCLLLAADELTK, from the coding sequence ATGATGTATGGGGCAATTGAAGCTGGCGGGACTAAATTTGTTTGTGCAATCAGCGATGAAAACTTTGAAATTAAAGAACGAGTAAGTATACCAACCACAACACCTGAAGAGACCTTAAGCCACGTTTTTGAGTTTTTTGATCAATTTAAGTTGGATTCAATTGGAATTGGCTCGTTTGGACCAATTGATGTTAATAAAAAATCAGCGACCTATGGATATGTTACAACGACTCCAAAAGTTGCTTGGACTAATTTTGATTTTTTAGGAGCAGTAAAAAAACGTTATGAAATTCCTGTTGGTTGGACAACAGATGTGAATGCAGCAGCACTTGGCGAATTGAAAAAGGGTGCGGCAATTGGGTTAGACAGTTGTGTGTATTTAACTGTGGGAACTGGTATTGGTGGCGGAGCTGTTGTAAATGGGAAGCTGCTAGCGGGATATGGTCATCCAGAAATGGGACATATGTTAGTTAGATTGCATCCAGATGAGAGCTATGGTGGATTTTGTCCATACCATGGAAATTGCTTAGAAGGAATTGCTGCAGGTCCGGCTATTGAAGGACGTTACGGTGTGAAAGGTCATGAATTGGCAGATAAAATAGAAGTCTGGCAAATGGAAGCCTATTATTTAGCGCAAGCATTAATGAATTATACTCTAATTTTAAGTCCAGAAAGAATTGTTTTAGGTGGCGGAGTAATGAAGCAAAACCAACTCTATACATTAGTTAGAGAAGAGTTTAAAAAATTAATGGCTGGTTATGTAGCTGTTCCTCCATTAGAAGAATATATAGTTGCTCCAGGCTTAGGTGATAATGCTGGAGTTACAGGCTGTTTATTATTAGCAGCAGATGAATTAACTAAATAA
- a CDS encoding peptidylprolyl isomerase — translation MTQFPQLSTEVAANEKLVTMKTTMGDIKLKLFPDLAPKTVENFLGLAAKGYYDGIIFHRVIPDFMIQGGDPTGTGMGGESLWGEEFNDEFSKQAFNLNGALSMANAGPNTNGSQFFIVSNTEVPQNMLTQLEGAGYEKEVIDAYAKNGGTPWLDFRHTVFGHVIEGMDVVYDIQNVKRGAQDKPVNGVRIESIEIAD, via the coding sequence ATGACTCAATTTCCACAATTATCGACAGAAGTGGCAGCAAACGAAAAATTAGTAACAATGAAAACGACAATGGGAGATATTAAGCTTAAATTATTCCCAGATTTAGCTCCTAAAACAGTTGAAAACTTTTTAGGTTTAGCAGCAAAAGGTTATTATGATGGAATTATTTTTCACCGTGTTATTCCTGACTTCATGATTCAAGGTGGCGACCCAACTGGAACAGGTATGGGTGGCGAAAGTCTATGGGGTGAAGAGTTTAATGATGAATTCTCAAAACAAGCCTTTAACCTAAATGGTGCACTTTCAATGGCTAATGCGGGTCCTAATACTAATGGAAGCCAATTCTTTATTGTTTCAAATACAGAAGTACCGCAAAATATGTTAACTCAATTAGAAGGCGCTGGTTATGAGAAAGAAGTAATTGATGCTTATGCTAAAAACGGAGGAACTCCTTGGTTGGATTTCCGTCATACTGTTTTTGGTCATGTAATTGAAGGCATGGATGTTGTTTACGATATCCAAAATGTAAAACGTGGTGCGCAAGATAAACCGGTTAATGGCGTACGTATTGAATCAATTGAAATTGCTGATTAA
- a CDS encoding divergent PAP2 family protein: MQILTNYPLIAALSAICFSQFIKVPIAFLLKKNTTWALAVSTGGMPSSHSAGVTALITALILNYGWESPYVAIAVTFGVIVMFDAMGVRRQSGEQGLVLNQLIIDLQNLKIKSNESGESPKRKQRDKHIKEYLGHKPLEVLFGIFTGIAMAYLVRAILNYFNY; encoded by the coding sequence ATGCAAATTCTAACGAATTATCCACTAATTGCTGCATTAAGTGCAATTTGTTTTTCACAGTTTATTAAAGTCCCCATTGCATTTTTATTAAAGAAGAATACAACGTGGGCGTTAGCAGTTTCAACAGGTGGTATGCCTAGTTCTCATTCTGCTGGTGTAACAGCTTTGATTACAGCATTAATTTTAAACTATGGCTGGGAATCACCATACGTTGCAATTGCTGTTACTTTTGGGGTCATCGTTATGTTCGATGCAATGGGTGTTCGCAGACAAAGTGGCGAACAAGGGCTCGTCCTAAATCAATTGATTATTGATTTACAAAATTTAAAAATTAAATCAAATGAATCCGGCGAAAGCCCAAAAAGAAAACAACGTGATAAACATATTAAGGAGTATCTAGGTCATAAACCATTAGAAGTTTTGTTTGGAATATTTACTGGAATCGCGATGGCCTATCTGGTTCGAGCTATCCTTAACTATTTCAATTACTAA
- a CDS encoding NAD(P)/FAD-dependent oxidoreductase, protein MDSIDDVFDITIIGGGPVGMFAAFYGGMRNAKVKIIESLPKLGGQLATLYPEKKIYDIAGFPEVKAQELVDNLEKQMSRFETTICLEEEVLSVEKDAEGLFVLETTKHTHYSKAIIITAGNGAFQPRRLELDNAIRYEGTSLHYFVDNLERFKNRKVAICGGGDSAVDWALMLEPVAKEVFLIHRRNQFRAHEHSVSLLDKSTVQLKTPFIPAKINGSKEALDSITLKEVRGDQVEELVVDDFLINYGFVSSIGAIKNWGLDIEKNAIVVNSKMETTIPGIYAAGDICTYNGKVKLIAAGFGEAPTAINNAMSYIYPDKKVQPMHSTSLF, encoded by the coding sequence ATGGATTCAATAGATGATGTATTTGATATTACCATTATCGGTGGTGGTCCTGTCGGTATGTTTGCTGCCTTTTATGGTGGTATGCGCAACGCTAAAGTTAAAATAATTGAAAGTTTACCCAAATTAGGTGGTCAACTTGCAACACTATATCCCGAAAAAAAAATCTATGATATCGCTGGTTTTCCTGAAGTCAAAGCTCAAGAATTAGTTGATAATCTGGAAAAGCAAATGTCTCGTTTTGAAACAACGATTTGTTTAGAAGAAGAGGTTTTATCTGTCGAGAAAGATGCAGAGGGACTATTCGTTTTGGAAACAACAAAGCACACACATTACTCTAAAGCGATTATCATCACAGCTGGTAATGGAGCTTTTCAGCCTAGACGCCTAGAGTTAGATAATGCGATACGTTACGAAGGAACTTCACTTCATTATTTTGTTGATAACTTGGAACGTTTTAAAAACCGAAAAGTTGCGATTTGTGGCGGCGGAGATTCTGCAGTAGATTGGGCTTTAATGTTAGAGCCTGTGGCTAAGGAAGTCTTTTTGATTCATCGTCGCAATCAATTTAGAGCTCATGAACATAGTGTTTCTTTATTAGATAAATCAACTGTTCAACTTAAAACGCCATTTATCCCAGCCAAAATAAATGGTTCAAAAGAAGCTTTAGATAGTATTACCTTAAAAGAAGTCCGAGGTGATCAAGTTGAAGAGTTAGTTGTCGATGACTTTCTGATTAACTATGGTTTTGTTTCTTCAATCGGTGCCATTAAAAATTGGGGCTTAGATATCGAAAAAAATGCTATTGTTGTTAACAGTAAAATGGAAACAACAATCCCAGGAATTTATGCTGCTGGTGATATTTGCACCTATAATGGCAAGGTAAAATTAATTGCAGCAGGTTTTGGCGAAGCGCCAACAGCAATAAACAATGCCATGAGTTATATTTATCCTGATAAAAAAGTTCAACCGATGCACAGCACAAGTTTATTTTAA
- a CDS encoding YuzB family protein: protein MIKKGRIVQMDPIVEFCVNNAANGTQPIIEQLEKDGKVEVVSYDCLNECVVCAKDFFALAEGKLVRADTPEELLTKIYSSLEEEGWL from the coding sequence ATGATAAAGAAAGGAAGAATCGTTCAAATGGATCCCATTGTCGAATTTTGTGTAAATAACGCTGCTAACGGAACCCAACCTATTATTGAACAACTTGAAAAAGACGGAAAAGTAGAAGTCGTTTCATATGATTGTTTAAATGAATGTGTGGTTTGTGCAAAAGACTTCTTTGCCTTAGCTGAAGGAAAGCTTGTTCGGGCAGATACTCCAGAAGAGCTGTTAACTAAAATATATAGCTCTTTAGAAGAAGAGGGCTGGCTATAG
- a CDS encoding phosphatidylglycerophosphatase A family protein, whose product MVKDSNLLYQKALDLIKERQVELTDIAELVMFLQQSYVQDLTIEICLEHVNAVLKKREVQNAIITGIQLDILAEQNLLMQPLQDIIAEDEGLYGIDEIMALSIVNVYGSIGFTNFGYIDKVKPGILKKLNDHNSGEIHTFLDDIIGAIAASAASRLAHADPSKSDITH is encoded by the coding sequence ATGGTAAAAGATTCAAATCTACTCTACCAAAAAGCACTTGACTTAATTAAGGAAAGACAAGTGGAATTAACTGATATTGCTGAATTAGTCATGTTTCTACAACAATCATATGTTCAAGATTTAACCATTGAGATTTGTTTAGAGCATGTGAATGCTGTATTAAAAAAACGTGAAGTTCAAAATGCCATCATCACTGGAATCCAGTTGGATATTCTAGCTGAACAAAACTTGTTAATGCAACCTTTACAAGATATTATTGCAGAAGATGAAGGTTTGTACGGAATTGATGAAATTATGGCTCTTTCAATTGTCAATGTATACGGATCAATCGGCTTTACTAATTTTGGTTATATTGACAAAGTTAAACCTGGCATTTTAAAAAAATTAAATGATCATAACTCTGGGGAAATTCATACTTTCTTAGATGATATTATCGGCGCAATTGCAGCTTCTGCTGCCAGCAGACTTGCTCATGCCGATCCTTCTAAAAGTGACATTACCCACTAA
- a CDS encoding TIGR01906 family membrane protein gives MGILMKLKTIHFFGILSIFLFIISVGIALTINMFPLYWFDIDYLGIAEYVGVPKEILVENYSALMRYLNLPWVTTLNMPDFPSSANGLLHFYEVKRLFLLDYAVLIGSGIGSFFFIRYLKIKKLIWILIRPFQIALVAPVVVLFFVAVSFDRLFVLFHEVFFNNDAWIFNPATDPIIEALPQEFFMHCFILAFVLIEVQFLLGYLLTRRELKK, from the coding sequence ATGGGAATTTTAATGAAATTAAAAACAATTCATTTTTTTGGAATTCTAAGCATCTTTTTATTCATTATTTCGGTTGGGATTGCTTTGACAATCAATATGTTTCCACTCTACTGGTTTGATATTGACTATTTAGGCATTGCAGAATATGTAGGCGTGCCAAAGGAAATTCTTGTGGAGAATTACTCAGCTTTGATGCGTTATTTAAATTTACCTTGGGTGACAACCTTAAATATGCCTGATTTTCCAAGTTCAGCCAACGGTCTGTTACACTTTTATGAAGTGAAGCGTTTGTTCTTATTGGATTACGCTGTATTAATCGGTAGCGGAATTGGTAGCTTTTTCTTTATACGTTATTTGAAAATAAAAAAATTGATTTGGATTTTGATTCGTCCTTTCCAAATTGCTTTAGTAGCTCCAGTAGTTGTGCTGTTTTTTGTAGCAGTTAGCTTTGATCGATTATTTGTTTTGTTTCATGAGGTCTTTTTCAATAACGATGCATGGATATTTAATCCAGCAACTGACCCTATTATCGAAGCTTTGCCGCAAGAATTTTTTATGCATTGCTTCATACTAGCTTTTGTATTAATTGAGGTTCAATTTTTATTGGGCTATCTTTTAACAAGAAGAGAATTAAAAAAATAA
- a CDS encoding TIGR01457 family HAD-type hydrolase, producing MKYKGYLIDLDGTMYRGSEPIPAATAFIKRLQAEKIPFLFVTNNTTKSQEEVVKNLSTNFDIHVTEAEVYTGSIATAAYLKSLNKGNKVYAIGEAGLKLALSEAGFVEEETNPDYVVVALDRNVHYHNFELATLAIHRGARFISTNKDTNLPSEKGLIPGAGALTALITASTKKQPTYIGKPEAIIMEEALKVIGLDKSDVLMVGDNYETDIMAGIQNEIDSLLVLSGFTSEKDLEKVAKQPTYVVKSLAEWEF from the coding sequence ATGAAGTATAAAGGCTATTTGATTGATTTAGATGGAACGATGTATCGAGGAAGTGAGCCAATTCCAGCGGCTACTGCTTTCATTAAACGTCTACAGGCAGAGAAAATCCCATTTTTATTTGTGACAAATAATACGACGAAATCACAAGAAGAAGTTGTCAAAAATCTAAGCACAAATTTTGATATTCATGTCACGGAAGCTGAAGTTTATACAGGTTCTATTGCGACAGCGGCCTATTTAAAATCTTTAAATAAAGGCAATAAAGTCTATGCAATTGGCGAAGCAGGTTTAAAATTAGCCTTATCAGAAGCTGGTTTTGTTGAAGAAGAAACGAATCCAGACTATGTTGTTGTTGCTTTGGATCGAAATGTTCATTACCATAATTTCGAACTGGCAACACTAGCCATTCATCGTGGAGCTCGTTTTATATCAACAAATAAAGATACGAATCTTCCCAGTGAAAAAGGCTTAATTCCTGGAGCAGGTGCTTTAACTGCCTTAATTACCGCTTCAACTAAAAAACAACCAACCTATATTGGAAAGCCAGAAGCCATTATCATGGAAGAGGCGTTAAAAGTAATTGGTTTGGATAAATCAGATGTTTTAATGGTAGGAGATAATTATGAAACGGATATTATGGCAGGTATTCAAAACGAGATTGATAGCTTACTCGTCTTATCCGGTTTCACAAGTGAAAAAGATTTAGAAAAGGTAGCTAAACAGCCGACTTATGTTGTTAAGTCATTAGCTGAATGGGAATTTTAA
- a CDS encoding YutD family protein, producing the protein MSDEKEVEVIQESSTAKEQDTTELTTAEATELTVEEENLVVRMIDETNLIVEGRKYELVLNYRDGFNSEKLAERYSDILSKYDFIVADWGFDQLRLKGFYEDKNRKVPQEQRIGSLEDYLYEFCNFGCAYFVLKRTGGRKEKTVRPKRTRTKNTQISATKAESTKPTREVATKSQKTARPTKQRSDKSRSDNQKNKNKSFVAKQVKEKSEAPVVSKPAVETVKEKNGQRHFNIRRNDVEKVKNKE; encoded by the coding sequence TTGTCAGATGAAAAAGAAGTAGAAGTTATTCAAGAGAGTTCAACTGCAAAAGAACAAGATACAACGGAGTTAACAACTGCGGAAGCAACTGAATTAACAGTTGAAGAAGAAAATTTAGTTGTGCGGATGATAGATGAAACGAATTTGATTGTTGAGGGACGTAAGTATGAATTAGTGCTTAATTACCGAGACGGCTTCAATAGTGAAAAATTAGCTGAAAGATATAGCGATATTTTAAGTAAATATGATTTTATTGTAGCAGATTGGGGCTTTGATCAACTGAGATTAAAAGGTTTTTATGAAGATAAAAATCGAAAAGTGCCACAAGAGCAGCGAATTGGCTCGTTAGAAGATTATTTATATGAGTTTTGTAACTTTGGCTGTGCTTATTTTGTTTTGAAACGTACAGGTGGAAGAAAAGAAAAAACAGTTCGACCAAAAAGAACGAGAACAAAAAATACGCAAATTTCTGCTACTAAAGCGGAATCAACTAAACCGACAAGAGAAGTAGCAACAAAAAGTCAAAAAACAGCTAGGCCAACTAAGCAACGTTCTGATAAATCACGTTCAGACAATCAAAAAAATAAGAATAAAAGTTTTGTTGCAAAACAAGTCAAAGAAAAGTCTGAAGCACCAGTTGTTTCAAAACCGGCAGTAGAAACGGTAAAGGAAAAAAATGGTCAACGCCATTTTAATATTCGACGTAATGATGTAGAAAAGGTGAAGAATAAAGAATAA
- a CDS encoding bifunctional metallophosphatase/5'-nucleotidase yields MERVHIYHTNDLHSHFENWPRIEAYLAQQQKAHQEQKENVFTFDIGDACDRVHPLTEATDGQANIQLLNEGHYDAVTVGNNEGIGNSKKQLNQLYTKANFDVVLANLADIRTGEAPDWALPFKIYETKDGFRFGVFGLTAPFPTSYVPNGWQVSEPDSIIPEILELLTPLVDAVILLSHLGIMEDRRIAEMYPMIDLIIGSHTHHLLPDGETVRQTLITAAGKFGMYVGHIELEIDDFKRLTVTKASVIETARLPVASHETERIKEYEIKGHRLLKTQKVAYLPNDLPVDWFASSPLVEMGLKAVKDYAKTEVSILNAGLFMKGLTAGLVSKDDLHTLLPHPMRVMRCTLSGGDIARMILEMEKNRGYLKSFPIKGMGFRGKLFGEICYDGIEYDATNRSIKWLGEPLDEYREYTFATVDHFLYIPYFPTIEICGVNEVIFPYFIRNVFGQYLTRNYPIE; encoded by the coding sequence ATGGAACGAGTTCATATTTATCATACAAATGATTTACATTCACACTTTGAGAATTGGCCTCGAATTGAAGCTTACTTAGCTCAGCAACAAAAAGCTCATCAAGAACAGAAGGAGAATGTTTTTACATTTGATATTGGTGATGCTTGCGATCGAGTACACCCTCTAACTGAAGCTACCGATGGTCAAGCTAATATTCAATTATTGAATGAAGGGCACTATGATGCTGTTACTGTTGGAAATAATGAAGGCATCGGAAATTCTAAAAAACAATTAAATCAATTATACACAAAGGCTAATTTTGATGTTGTTTTAGCTAATTTAGCGGATATCAGAACAGGAGAAGCGCCGGATTGGGCGTTGCCTTTTAAAATTTATGAAACAAAAGATGGATTTCGGTTTGGAGTTTTTGGTTTAACAGCACCGTTTCCGACAAGCTATGTACCAAATGGATGGCAGGTTAGTGAACCAGATAGTATTATCCCAGAAATATTGGAACTTCTGACTCCTTTAGTTGATGCAGTGATTCTGTTATCTCATTTGGGGATTATGGAAGATCGTCGTATTGCTGAAATGTATCCAATGATTGATTTAATTATTGGCTCACATACCCACCATCTATTGCCAGATGGAGAAACTGTACGACAAACATTGATTACAGCTGCTGGTAAGTTTGGAATGTATGTTGGACATATTGAACTTGAAATCGATGACTTTAAACGATTAACTGTTACTAAAGCTAGTGTAATTGAGACTGCAAGGTTACCTGTTGCCAGTCATGAAACAGAACGTATCAAAGAGTATGAGATAAAGGGACATCGTTTATTAAAAACTCAAAAAGTTGCTTATTTGCCTAATGATTTGCCAGTTGATTGGTTTGCTTCATCGCCACTTGTCGAAATGGGGTTAAAAGCCGTAAAAGATTATGCTAAAACTGAAGTGTCGATTTTAAATGCAGGTTTGTTTATGAAAGGATTGACTGCAGGGCTTGTTTCGAAAGATGATTTGCACACCTTGTTACCTCATCCAATGCGCGTAATGCGCTGTACCCTTTCTGGGGGGGACATTGCCAGAATGATTCTTGAAATGGAAAAAAATCGAGGTTATCTAAAAAGTTTTCCAATTAAAGGGATGGGATTCCGAGGAAAACTATTTGGAGAAATTTGTTACGATGGCATTGAATACGATGCTACGAATAGGAGTATCAAATGGTTGGGAGAGCCTCTTGATGAGTATAGGGAGTATACATTTGCGACAGTTGATCATTTCTTATATATCCCTTACTTTCCAACCATCGAAATTTGTGGCGTCAATGAAGTGATCTTTCCTTATTTTATTCGAAATGTCTTCGGACAATATTTAACAAGGAACTATCCAATTGAGTAA
- a CDS encoding methylated-DNA--[protein]-cysteine S-methyltransferase, with protein MLINSPIGFLHILEDQQGITNIIFVNEEEALAIKKVTTGPFGKQLALELERYFSGELKKFTVPLSLQVGTPFQQHVWQALQNVPYGSTQSYADIAVAIENPKAVRAIGQANRNNPLPIVIPCHRIIGKNGSMTGYSGASEIGIAKKRYLLALEKNNCVSAR; from the coding sequence ATGCTTATAAATAGTCCTATTGGATTTCTACACATCCTTGAAGATCAACAAGGAATTACAAATATTATTTTTGTAAATGAAGAAGAAGCCTTAGCTATAAAAAAAGTCACAACTGGACCATTTGGTAAGCAACTAGCGCTGGAATTAGAACGCTATTTCTCTGGGGAATTAAAAAAATTTACGGTACCTCTTTCTCTACAAGTAGGAACCCCTTTTCAACAACATGTTTGGCAAGCTCTTCAAAATGTTCCTTATGGGTCCACCCAAAGCTATGCTGACATTGCTGTGGCAATTGAGAATCCTAAAGCCGTTCGAGCAATTGGACAAGCAAATCGAAATAATCCTTTACCTATCGTTATTCCTTGCCATCGAATTATTGGTAAAAATGGCAGTATGACAGGCTATAGTGGTGCTTCTGAAATAGGCATTGCTAAAAAACGTTATTTGTTAGCGTTAGAAAAAAATAATTGCGTTTCAGCTAGATAA
- the abc-f gene encoding ribosomal protection-like ABC-F family protein: protein MYIHIQEIEKSYGSLLLFEELSLKIPQGHKIGLVGDNGSGKSSLFKLITGEESPDKGLVIRKKNLVLGYLEQLPEVPGTTSVQEVIEADFKELIEIQQHLKELEKQMEQSVEGVIIKKYGVLQEKFIQLGGYELAYQIEKMASGLGIQQLLNKPFNQLSGGEQTKVGLVKVLLKEPDLLLLDEPTNHLDLHAIEWLEHYLKSYQGTLFTISHDRHFLDQVVTEIYDLEDGEIQVYQGNYTQYQKAKKTRLLKEQQNYEEQQKKIKKLEDAIRRYRQWGNESGNEDMFKKAKSLEKRLARMTQLTRPVLEKKHIQLKLAVNQRSGKKVVTFSNVQKSYGAKQLFQQLNFQLQWAKHIGIVGENGVGKSTLIRLLLQEEQPDCGTIELGEQVKIGYLPQKIEFSDENKSVLETFRFYVAMEEGESRGFLAQFLFYGSDVFRLVKNLSGGQRMRLKLAILMKEETNLLILDEPTNHLDIATREVVEDVLANYTGTLLAISHDRYFLDKLFNEILWLTPTDITLFNGNYQWAKKKKEEQATLLEKQDISERENGKKLSKVKTGKTAKAPTLTDIENLLQNQAKIVTELDEKLAHETNLEQLYKWSQERDEVLLKVKQLEDKWIELADE from the coding sequence ATGTACATTCATATACAAGAAATAGAAAAAAGTTACGGGAGCTTGCTTTTATTCGAAGAACTATCACTAAAAATTCCCCAAGGACATAAGATTGGTTTAGTGGGAGATAACGGTAGTGGAAAATCGAGCTTGTTTAAATTAATTACAGGAGAAGAGAGTCCTGATAAAGGTCTAGTGATTCGAAAAAAAAATCTCGTATTAGGTTATCTAGAACAATTACCAGAAGTGCCAGGAACCACCTCTGTTCAAGAAGTTATTGAAGCTGATTTTAAGGAATTAATTGAGATACAACAGCACTTGAAAGAGCTAGAAAAGCAGATGGAACAAAGTGTTGAGGGGGTAATCATAAAAAAATACGGTGTTTTACAAGAGAAATTTATTCAGTTAGGTGGTTACGAACTTGCCTACCAAATTGAAAAGATGGCTTCAGGCTTAGGTATTCAACAGTTACTAAATAAACCATTTAATCAGCTAAGTGGCGGAGAACAAACAAAAGTTGGATTAGTAAAGGTTTTATTAAAAGAGCCAGATTTATTATTGCTTGATGAACCTACGAACCATTTAGATTTACATGCAATTGAATGGTTAGAACACTATCTAAAAAGTTATCAAGGAACCTTATTTACGATTTCCCATGATAGGCATTTTTTAGACCAAGTCGTTACAGAAATCTATGACCTAGAAGATGGAGAAATTCAAGTTTATCAAGGAAACTATACTCAATACCAAAAAGCTAAAAAAACACGCCTGCTTAAAGAACAACAAAATTATGAAGAGCAGCAAAAGAAGATTAAAAAATTAGAAGATGCTATTCGACGTTACAGACAATGGGGCAACGAGAGTGGTAATGAAGATATGTTCAAAAAAGCTAAGAGTTTAGAAAAACGCTTAGCTCGTATGACTCAACTCACACGCCCAGTCTTAGAGAAAAAGCACATCCAATTGAAACTTGCTGTGAATCAGCGAAGTGGAAAAAAAGTCGTTACATTTTCAAATGTACAAAAAAGTTACGGTGCAAAGCAGCTTTTTCAACAGCTTAATTTCCAATTACAGTGGGCCAAACATATCGGGATTGTAGGTGAAAATGGTGTTGGAAAATCAACGTTAATTCGTTTACTTTTACAAGAAGAACAGCCGGATTGTGGAACGATTGAACTCGGCGAGCAAGTTAAAATTGGTTACTTGCCGCAAAAAATTGAGTTTTCAGATGAAAATAAATCTGTATTAGAAACTTTTCGTTTTTATGTAGCAATGGAAGAAGGGGAGAGCCGAGGATTTTTAGCTCAATTTTTATTCTATGGCAGTGATGTCTTTAGATTAGTGAAGAATCTTAGTGGTGGACAGAGAATGCGTCTAAAATTAGCTATTTTAATGAAAGAAGAGACGAATTTATTGATTTTAGATGAACCAACGAATCATTTGGATATTGCTACTCGTGAGGTTGTAGAAGATGTGTTAGCTAATTATACTGGAACTTTATTGGCTATTTCCCATGATCGCTATTTTCTTGATAAATTATTTAATGAAATTCTTTGGCTGACACCAACTGATATAACGCTTTTTAATGGAAATTATCAATGGGCTAAGAAAAAGAAAGAAGAGCAAGCTACCCTTTTGGAAAAGCAAGACATAAGTGAACGTGAAAATGGAAAGAAATTAAGTAAAGTAAAAACTGGAAAAACGGCTAAAGCTCCAACCTTGACTGATATTGAAAATTTACTACAAAATCAAGCTAAAATAGTTACAGAGTTAGATGAGAAATTAGCACATGAAACGAACCTTGAACAACTTTATAAGTGGAGCCAAGAACGTGATGAAGTGCTATTAAAAGTTAAACAGTTAGAGGATAAGTGGATAGAACTAGCGGATGAATAA
- a CDS encoding amino acid ABC transporter ATP-binding protein: MIEFKNVEKYYGQFHALKNINLSIKKGEVVVVIGPSGSGKSTMLRCINGLEDITEGSLLINDIDLHSKTTNINEVRKNMGMVFQHFNLYPHKTVLENITLAPIKVLKKTKEEANALAETLLEKVGMLDKKDSYPSQLSGGQQQRIAIARGLAMQPEVMLFDEPTSALDPEMIGEVLEVMKNLAREGMSMVVVTHEMGFAREVADRVIFMADGQILEDEEAHTFYEAPKEIRAQQFLSKIINH; encoded by the coding sequence ATGATTGAATTTAAGAATGTGGAAAAGTATTATGGTCAATTTCATGCACTAAAAAATATTAATTTATCAATTAAAAAAGGTGAAGTGGTGGTCGTTATCGGACCTTCTGGCTCTGGTAAAAGTACGATGTTGCGTTGTATTAATGGGTTAGAAGATATTACGGAAGGTTCTCTTTTAATCAATGACATTGATTTGCATAGTAAAACAACCAATATCAATGAAGTTCGTAAAAATATGGGAATGGTTTTTCAACATTTCAACCTGTACCCTCACAAAACGGTTTTGGAAAACATTACGTTAGCCCCAATCAAGGTTTTGAAAAAAACAAAAGAAGAAGCTAATGCCTTAGCCGAAACATTACTTGAAAAAGTTGGCATGCTAGATAAAAAAGATTCCTACCCCTCTCAACTTTCAGGTGGGCAACAACAACGGATTGCGATTGCTCGTGGTTTAGCAATGCAACCAGAAGTCATGTTATTTGATGAACCTACTTCTGCTCTAGATCCTGAAATGATTGGAGAAGTTTTAGAAGTAATGAAAAATTTAGCTCGTGAAGGAATGTCTATGGTCGTTGTTACTCATGAAATGGGTTTTGCTAGAGAAGTTGCAGACCGTGTTATTTTTATGGCAGATGGTCAAATTTTAGAAGATGAAGAAGCTCATACTTTTTATGAAGCACCTAAAGAAATTAGAGCACAGCAATTCCTAAGTAAGATCATCAATCATTAA